The following proteins are co-located in the Roseiconus lacunae genome:
- a CDS encoding NAD(P)/FAD-dependent oxidoreductase, protein MKEKVIVVGAGAIGLSIAYELCQRGAQVTVVDRDHVFDSRASSTSSSTYSGSAVATRRSASSWAASGILPPANFDSATDPIDQLRGYSHRLFPRWADQLRQTTGIDCQLERCGGWYLADTPGEIAAMMGMVNYWQELAIECEAKSLAELATKEPLLSPWASSAKAKAWWVPDEYQIRTPSLLAALTAACQANGAELIGGANVIDVDETGASTHVTIDHTGKRSKLIADATVVCGGSWTGSVAARLKLSHSLIPIRGQILLLDMGHRQLSGVINFGNRYLVPRQNGSVLVGSCEEEVGHQHGTTPSILADLREFIRNVCPELARATQITAWSGLRPMTFDGFPMIGKLPDSDAIYVASGHYRSGIHLAPATAVCIADTIEGATPPLSIQPFSVGKQQQQTTAC, encoded by the coding sequence TCGATCGCGACCACGTGTTCGACTCGCGTGCGAGTTCGACGTCAAGTTCTACGTACAGCGGAAGCGCGGTCGCGACACGACGTTCGGCGTCGTCTTGGGCTGCTTCGGGAATCCTTCCGCCGGCCAATTTTGACTCCGCAACCGATCCGATCGACCAATTGCGTGGGTACAGCCATCGACTCTTCCCAAGGTGGGCAGATCAATTGCGTCAAACCACCGGGATCGATTGCCAATTGGAACGCTGCGGCGGCTGGTACCTTGCGGACACGCCGGGCGAAATTGCCGCCATGATGGGCATGGTAAACTACTGGCAGGAACTGGCGATCGAATGCGAAGCAAAATCGCTAGCCGAACTTGCGACGAAAGAACCGTTATTGAGCCCCTGGGCATCATCGGCGAAAGCGAAAGCCTGGTGGGTGCCCGACGAGTACCAAATCCGAACGCCGTCGCTGCTGGCCGCGCTGACCGCGGCTTGCCAGGCAAACGGCGCCGAACTGATCGGCGGCGCCAACGTCATCGATGTTGATGAAACCGGCGCGAGCACTCACGTCACGATCGATCACACAGGCAAAAGATCGAAGCTGATTGCCGATGCCACCGTTGTCTGTGGTGGATCGTGGACCGGATCAGTCGCCGCGCGTCTAAAGCTTTCGCACAGCCTGATCCCAATTCGGGGGCAGATTCTACTTTTGGACATGGGACACCGCCAACTCTCCGGTGTGATCAACTTCGGAAACCGCTACTTGGTGCCAAGGCAAAATGGATCGGTGCTGGTCGGATCTTGCGAAGAAGAAGTCGGTCATCAACACGGGACAACTCCGTCGATCCTGGCTGACCTTCGCGAGTTTATTCGCAACGTCTGTCCCGAGCTCGCACGCGCCACCCAAATCACCGCTTGGTCCGGACTACGACCGATGACTTTTGATGGCTTTCCCATGATCGGCAAACTACCCGACAGCGACGCAATCTATGTCGCATCGGGACACTACCGGAGCGGGATTCATTTGGCCCCGGCAACCGCCGTCTGCATCGCCGATACCATCGAAGGTGCGACACCACCGCTTTCGATCCAGCCGTTTTCGGTCGGCAAACAACAACAACAGACAACGGCATGCTGA
- a CDS encoding FliO/MopB family protein, with the protein MSRSLFLSICGLLLLGLFVGPAAFAEFPEFVYPEQAGGAPDAPGDPNADGNFRPLVTTASALAIVLAIFGGLVWVSRKYGGGAKVGGTMPEDVFRVLGGASLDARTQVRFLRVGNKVLVIGQAQTGDPVTLSEIDDPDEVERITARCMGRPEIVGQRTPSVRPAMERPGPIRRSGATAG; encoded by the coding sequence ATGTCGAGATCCCTTTTCCTGTCGATTTGTGGCTTGCTGCTGCTCGGACTGTTCGTCGGACCGGCCGCGTTTGCTGAATTTCCCGAATTCGTTTACCCCGAACAAGCGGGTGGGGCGCCGGATGCTCCCGGCGATCCGAACGCCGATGGCAATTTCAGGCCGCTAGTCACCACCGCGAGTGCCCTCGCAATTGTCTTAGCGATTTTCGGCGGATTGGTCTGGGTCTCGCGAAAGTATGGCGGAGGGGCGAAGGTCGGCGGCACGATGCCGGAAGACGTCTTTCGTGTCCTAGGCGGCGCGAGCTTAGATGCACGCACCCAGGTCAGATTCCTGCGCGTCGGCAACAAAGTCCTTGTGATCGGCCAAGCTCAAACGGGTGACCCGGTGACACTTTCGGAGATCGACGATCCGGATGAAGTCGAGCGGATCACGGCGCGTTGCATGGGACGGCCGGAAATCGTCGGCCAACGCACCCCATCGGTCCGCCCAGCGATGGAACGCCCTGGTCCAATTCGACGCTCCGGTGCAACGGCAGGATGA
- a CDS encoding sodium/glutamate symporter: protein MSVSLTMVAVLLLMGVVARHFIKPLRWLFIPGSVVAGFIGLAVVQLLLHSNFNFPNSDLPHSGGNSFRDWAQHLANDLSGWPGPLIAVVFAAMMLQSAESSGGPMDRSTSSRVARQGLMVWIIVLGESFVGLLATALVIQPMMDVPNSFGMLIEAGFAGGHGTAGAMGVVFSSDAVGLDAGLDLGMLMATCGLVYGVISGILWINLGSRRGWFASVTNGVHDEGSGDAGDEPPKSDVPATKQKPIGYQVIAPESIDPLLLQAMWVGLAVGLGMLAQLTVRSIADGLDLRFGWGAYAEAEGADAELSQRMSLSTLLGFPLFIYTMLAALGLRRTLTKVGLASWLDNLTLQRLAATAMEVLVVAAITSLRIETIVSYASAFAVLFLFGAIWTAICLIVVSRWVLPPECWFPLGLINYGMSTGTTATGFVLLRVVDPDLKTTAANDYALAVPISAPFIGGGIITIALPLLVLERVSIWWPTLVTGAIVGGLIIVGARWNRRLDQREVGIR from the coding sequence ATGAGCGTCTCGCTCACAATGGTCGCGGTGCTGTTATTGATGGGGGTCGTTGCGCGTCACTTTATCAAACCGCTTCGCTGGTTGTTCATTCCCGGATCAGTGGTTGCCGGCTTTATTGGCTTGGCGGTAGTGCAGTTGCTGCTGCACAGCAATTTCAATTTTCCAAACAGCGATCTCCCACACAGCGGAGGCAACTCCTTCCGCGACTGGGCTCAACATCTCGCCAACGATTTAAGCGGATGGCCGGGTCCTCTGATCGCCGTCGTCTTTGCGGCGATGATGTTGCAATCGGCAGAATCATCGGGAGGCCCGATGGATCGATCGACTTCATCTCGTGTCGCCCGCCAAGGTTTAATGGTCTGGATCATCGTGCTCGGAGAATCGTTTGTCGGGCTGCTGGCCACCGCTCTGGTGATTCAACCGATGATGGATGTGCCCAACTCGTTCGGCATGCTGATCGAAGCGGGATTCGCCGGCGGACATGGAACCGCCGGTGCGATGGGGGTTGTCTTTTCCAGTGACGCCGTCGGCCTTGACGCCGGACTGGACCTCGGCATGTTGATGGCCACTTGCGGTTTAGTTTATGGCGTGATCAGTGGAATTTTGTGGATCAACCTTGGCTCGCGACGCGGCTGGTTTGCTTCTGTAACCAACGGCGTGCACGATGAAGGCTCGGGCGATGCTGGTGATGAACCACCAAAGTCCGATGTCCCGGCAACCAAACAGAAACCGATCGGCTACCAAGTCATTGCGCCGGAATCGATCGATCCGCTGTTACTACAAGCCATGTGGGTTGGATTGGCCGTCGGACTAGGAATGTTGGCGCAACTCACAGTTCGGTCGATCGCCGATGGACTTGACTTGCGTTTCGGCTGGGGGGCATACGCCGAGGCCGAGGGTGCGGACGCCGAGCTGAGCCAGCGGATGAGCCTGTCGACGTTGCTGGGATTCCCGCTATTTATCTACACAATGCTGGCGGCGCTGGGACTGCGTCGCACGTTAACCAAAGTCGGACTCGCGTCTTGGCTGGACAACCTAACGCTGCAACGATTGGCGGCCACCGCAATGGAGGTTTTGGTGGTCGCTGCGATCACCTCTCTTCGGATCGAGACAATCGTCTCATACGCATCGGCATTCGCGGTCCTCTTTCTTTTTGGTGCAATTTGGACGGCCATCTGTTTGATCGTGGTCTCACGCTGGGTATTGCCTCCAGAGTGCTGGTTTCCGCTAGGGCTGATCAACTACGGTATGTCAACCGGAACGACGGCGACGGGGTTTGTCCTGCTACGGGTGGTCGATCCTGATTTGAAAACCACTGCGGCGAATGACTACGCGTTGGCGGTCCCGATTTCGGCCCCCTTTATCGGTGGCGGAATCATCACCATCGCGTTGCCCCTGCTGGTCTTAGAACGGGTGTCGATCTGGTGGCCCACCTTGGTTACCGGCGCGATTGTCGGCGGGCTGATCATCGTCGGGGCGCGATGGAATCGACGTCTCGATCAACGCGAGGTGGGTATTCGCTAG
- a CDS encoding ABC transporter permease: protein MILRTSLGERLVYRGDFALGTLMRFLPIITQIFLWYAVFDAIGAAEGEKATTIGGFQFRDMVAYYLLTMIARAFSSMPGLASGIALQIRDGEIKRYLIQPIDFIAFLLLTRVAHKIAYYVIAAAPFALVFYLARDYFVDGWPSFPVMIAFCASLIMGFLIGFFLEAAIGMIGFWFLEVTSLLFVVMLFSFFLSGHMFPLTMLPSGIEAVVQFLPFKYLAYFPAAVFLGKIPEDELWIEIGIEAAWLVFFIVLCRVAYARGVKRYSGFGG, encoded by the coding sequence ATGATCTTGCGAACCTCGCTCGGCGAGCGTCTGGTCTACCGCGGTGATTTTGCCCTTGGCACGCTAATGCGGTTCCTGCCAATCATCACGCAGATTTTCTTGTGGTATGCCGTCTTCGATGCGATCGGTGCCGCCGAGGGAGAAAAGGCGACGACGATCGGTGGATTTCAGTTCCGTGACATGGTGGCTTATTACCTGCTAACCATGATCGCCCGGGCGTTCTCCAGTATGCCAGGACTGGCATCTGGTATCGCGCTGCAAATTCGCGATGGTGAGATCAAACGCTATCTCATCCAGCCGATCGACTTTATCGCATTTCTTCTTCTGACACGCGTCGCCCATAAAATTGCCTATTACGTGATTGCCGCGGCACCGTTTGCGTTGGTTTTCTACCTGGCCCGCGACTACTTCGTCGATGGCTGGCCGAGTTTCCCAGTGATGATCGCATTTTGTGCTTCCTTGATCATGGGTTTCCTAATCGGCTTTTTTCTCGAAGCGGCGATCGGGATGATCGGTTTTTGGTTCTTAGAAGTCACGTCACTTCTATTTGTCGTCATGCTGTTCAGTTTCTTTTTATCGGGGCACATGTTTCCGCTAACGATGCTGCCATCTGGCATCGAAGCCGTTGTGCAATTCCTGCCCTTCAAATACTTGGCATACTTCCCCGCCGCGGTGTTCTTGGGCAAGATCCCTGAGGATGAACTGTGGATCGAAATCGGAATCGAAGCGGCATGGCTGGTGTTCTTTATCGTTCTCTGTCGCGTCGCCTACGCACGCGGAGTCAAACGCTACAGTGGATTCGGAGGTTAA
- a CDS encoding ABC transporter permease, with the protein MNELGRYLRVFLTFARNSLVRDMTFRTNFLLQCVSSLGWTAMNVGFYLIIFEHTGSIGEGTGWDRDRFFLFIATTWFINSLVQAFFMPNAQEFSEMIRTGGLDFALLKPIDTQFLISFRRIDWSQLSNFFAGGLIAVVSLWNLGTRDVDPMIPSPLSVVLYVIFVVCGVMMMYSLMVALSATSVWLGRNQSLYNFWFYITNFSRYPMEIYNRSWGRPLYGFFTFVIPILLVVNVPARILAQPVSDQQGGHWFVIWAAVATVLSVTASRWMFRRSLLSYRSASS; encoded by the coding sequence ATGAATGAACTCGGGCGTTACCTTCGAGTGTTTTTGACATTCGCGCGCAACAGTCTGGTGCGTGACATGACGTTTCGCACCAACTTTCTGCTGCAGTGCGTTAGCAGCCTAGGTTGGACGGCGATGAACGTCGGTTTCTACTTGATCATCTTTGAACACACCGGGTCAATCGGCGAAGGAACCGGCTGGGATCGCGACCGCTTCTTTCTGTTTATCGCAACGACATGGTTTATCAATTCGCTGGTACAGGCGTTCTTCATGCCCAACGCCCAAGAATTCAGTGAAATGATTCGAACAGGCGGCTTAGACTTCGCACTCCTCAAACCGATCGACACACAGTTTTTGATTTCGTTTCGGCGGATCGATTGGAGCCAACTTTCGAACTTTTTCGCCGGCGGCCTGATCGCGGTTGTCTCCCTGTGGAATCTGGGAACACGCGACGTCGACCCGATGATCCCTTCGCCGTTGTCGGTGGTGCTGTATGTCATCTTTGTCGTCTGCGGCGTGATGATGATGTACAGCTTGATGGTTGCACTTAGTGCGACGAGTGTTTGGCTGGGACGAAATCAATCGTTGTACAACTTTTGGTTTTATATCACCAACTTCAGTCGCTACCCGATGGAGATTTACAATCGATCATGGGGCCGACCGTTGTATGGATTCTTTACCTTTGTGATTCCGATTTTGTTAGTCGTTAACGTCCCGGCAAGGATTTTAGCGCAACCGGTTTCGGACCAGCAAGGTGGTCACTGGTTTGTCATCTGGGCAGCGGTCGCGACCGTCCTAAGCGTCACAGCAAGTCGCTGGATGTTCCGTCGCAGCCTGCTTAGCTACCGCAGTGCGAGCAGCTAA
- a CDS encoding class I SAM-dependent methyltransferase, whose translation MHDTSVTRPNIIEHVPAGQMCCDPIWEAAYARFETPEEEVAKFVRRLKQFGFEGLDRNSKIVEIFCGRGNGLVALERLGFVNVEGVDLSDTLLQQYNGTAQLHLANCLDLPFEDNSYDVVIVQGGLHHLPQMPGDLDQAAGEVKRVLRPEGAFFVIEPWRTPFLTFAHFVTELRVMRSLYPKGDALAVMTEQERVTYEQWLAKPSKIREVFRRHFQEVQWKTRWGKLAGVFRVG comes from the coding sequence ATGCATGACACCAGCGTGACTCGTCCAAATATTATCGAGCATGTTCCGGCCGGGCAGATGTGTTGCGACCCGATCTGGGAAGCAGCTTATGCGCGATTCGAAACTCCGGAAGAAGAGGTCGCGAAGTTTGTCCGCCGACTCAAACAATTCGGTTTCGAAGGTCTCGACCGAAATTCAAAGATCGTTGAAATTTTTTGCGGACGCGGGAACGGATTGGTAGCGCTTGAGCGATTGGGGTTTGTGAATGTCGAAGGGGTGGATCTAAGTGATACCTTGCTTCAGCAGTACAACGGAACGGCACAGCTTCACTTAGCCAACTGTTTGGATCTGCCTTTTGAAGACAACAGCTATGATGTCGTTATCGTTCAGGGTGGATTGCATCATTTGCCTCAGATGCCCGGCGATTTGGATCAAGCCGCCGGTGAAGTTAAGCGAGTGTTGCGTCCCGAGGGGGCATTCTTTGTCATCGAACCATGGCGGACGCCGTTTCTAACGTTTGCCCATTTCGTCACCGAACTTCGCGTGATGCGATCGCTGTATCCAAAGGGCGATGCCTTGGCGGTGATGACCGAACAGGAACGCGTGACGTATGAACAATGGTTGGCGAAGCCAAGCAAAATCCGGGAAGTTTTCCGGCGGCACTTCCAAGAAGTGCAGTGGAAAACACGATGGGGAAAGCTGGCCGGGGTTTTCCGAGTTGGCTGA
- a CDS encoding glycosyltransferase family 2 protein — translation MPCLNEADTVGICVEKAVRAMRDAGINGEVVVADNGSTDGSQELAREQGARIVDVAERGYGAALMHGIEASDGKYVLMGDADDSYDFLELPKFVDRLREGHDLVQGCRLPRGGGKVLPGAMPFLHRWFGNPVLSALVRLMFRIPINDVYCGMRGFTRKHYDQLDLRSPGMEFATEMIIKSGLHRNSHGTSMSQVPITLHPDGRQQHGPHLRTFRDGWRTLRLFLVFSPKWTFFRPGMVLLAIGVIGYAMALPQVHLFGAALDVHTLLVASLFILMGWQCILLATLARIFTGREGMMPPHEKLEHVTVERGLLFGIVSSVAGAAMVATIVYQWWQSGFGALDYPETMRWVVPGVTLLAIGFQTAMASLMAGVLMMQRSRRIRPIE, via the coding sequence ATGCCGTGCCTAAATGAGGCGGATACGGTTGGGATCTGTGTCGAAAAAGCGGTCCGGGCGATGCGGGATGCCGGTATCAATGGCGAAGTGGTCGTCGCCGACAACGGCAGCACCGACGGTTCCCAGGAGTTGGCACGTGAGCAAGGCGCGAGAATCGTCGATGTCGCCGAGCGTGGTTACGGGGCGGCGCTGATGCACGGGATCGAAGCGAGCGATGGGAAATACGTCCTGATGGGGGACGCTGATGATAGCTATGACTTTCTAGAGCTTCCGAAATTCGTCGATCGTTTGCGCGAAGGTCACGATCTAGTCCAAGGTTGTCGCTTGCCGCGTGGCGGAGGAAAAGTCCTGCCTGGCGCGATGCCGTTTCTGCACCGCTGGTTCGGGAACCCAGTGCTTAGCGCCCTCGTGCGATTGATGTTTCGAATCCCAATTAACGACGTTTACTGTGGGATGCGTGGGTTTACGCGGAAGCATTATGATCAGCTTGACTTACGTTCGCCGGGAATGGAGTTCGCGACCGAAATGATCATCAAAAGCGGGCTTCATCGAAATAGCCATGGAACATCGATGAGCCAAGTGCCGATTACGCTGCATCCCGACGGCAGGCAACAACATGGGCCGCATTTGCGCACGTTTCGTGACGGGTGGCGAACGTTGCGTTTGTTTCTCGTGTTCAGTCCGAAGTGGACGTTCTTCCGTCCCGGCATGGTCTTGTTGGCGATCGGTGTCATTGGCTACGCGATGGCGCTTCCTCAAGTGCACTTGTTCGGTGCGGCACTCGACGTGCACACCTTACTGGTTGCCAGTTTATTCATACTGATGGGGTGGCAGTGCATCTTGTTAGCGACGCTGGCAAGGATTTTTACCGGGCGCGAAGGGATGATGCCGCCGCACGAAAAGCTTGAACATGTCACCGTCGAACGTGGATTGTTGTTCGGGATCGTTAGTAGCGTCGCCGGTGCGGCAATGGTGGCAACGATCGTTTACCAGTGGTGGCAATCGGGGTTTGGTGCCCTTGATTATCCCGAGACGATGCGGTGGGTCGTTCCCGGAGTCACATTGCTGGCGATCGGTTTTCAAACAGCGATGGCGTCATTGATGGCAGGCGTCTTGATGATGCAACGCTCCCGGCGAATCCGGCCGATCGAGTGA
- a CDS encoding glycosyltransferase family 39 protein, producing the protein MSGEHKYVLMGWRLKPKLALAILFILLLTKVVAFVLRGPSPLIWDANYYWILGGSVAQGDWLLTGHEVAFRTPGYPWLVGSLQRLTSSPLWSLVCVQAGIWLATVMLAASLARQFVDDMRAAAVVLAIAAVMVSSLTYVNAVLTETLFTFAVLVHLWFVARFVRQPNVMLGALVGATLAAAMLIRPVAMLLWVADVGFLLVSRWAPLTPEKHQHCWRRTLISVAVAGVVTLGCVTPWLARNHAMFGKWMMTEFVGRNIWIVTFQDGSGAGLPMPTSDSATKLKSVIGQAGWEKLRQADRWRETWMVSKTLTRSGLDDAQTDQLMKAVAFDAIAQNPTSYAKKTIRRWLNFWRTRATELPEPLSVLEHSGGGFDGQTNRQEIVKQYFAGERIWGRQVAIIDTALRHRASNSLMATTLVMVLSGLATMLVVLHRPTRPAGVWFALILAYFSAVTAVLEIPGYRYRMIVEPMMLIVIAMAVVLLIRKWDSRRLAR; encoded by the coding sequence ATGAGTGGCGAACACAAATATGTTTTGATGGGCTGGCGTTTGAAACCGAAACTTGCGTTAGCGATTCTCTTCATTCTGCTGCTGACCAAGGTAGTCGCATTCGTTTTGCGTGGACCGAGCCCGCTGATCTGGGATGCAAATTACTATTGGATTCTTGGCGGATCGGTCGCTCAGGGCGATTGGTTATTAACCGGTCATGAAGTCGCATTCCGCACGCCCGGGTATCCATGGCTGGTCGGTTCGTTACAACGACTCACGTCATCGCCCCTGTGGAGTTTGGTTTGCGTTCAAGCAGGGATATGGCTGGCGACGGTGATGCTTGCGGCTAGCTTGGCACGGCAGTTTGTCGATGACATGCGTGCCGCCGCGGTGGTGCTCGCGATCGCTGCCGTGATGGTTTCATCGCTGACTTATGTTAACGCAGTTTTAACGGAGACGCTGTTCACGTTTGCCGTGCTAGTCCATCTATGGTTTGTGGCCAGGTTCGTCCGCCAGCCGAATGTCATGCTTGGGGCATTGGTAGGGGCAACATTAGCGGCGGCCATGTTGATCCGCCCCGTCGCGATGCTGTTGTGGGTTGCAGATGTTGGGTTTCTGTTAGTGTCCCGGTGGGCTCCTTTGACGCCAGAAAAACATCAACATTGCTGGCGTCGTACGTTGATCAGTGTGGCAGTCGCCGGTGTGGTCACGCTGGGCTGTGTGACGCCTTGGTTGGCTCGTAATCACGCGATGTTCGGGAAATGGATGATGACGGAATTCGTCGGTCGTAACATCTGGATCGTGACTTTTCAGGACGGCAGCGGAGCAGGCCTGCCGATGCCAACGTCTGACAGTGCGACAAAGTTGAAGTCGGTGATCGGGCAGGCCGGCTGGGAAAAGCTCCGCCAAGCGGACCGCTGGCGAGAAACATGGATGGTGTCCAAGACGCTGACTCGATCGGGGTTGGACGACGCGCAAACCGACCAGTTAATGAAAGCGGTCGCGTTCGACGCCATTGCTCAAAATCCGACATCGTACGCAAAGAAAACGATTCGGCGCTGGCTGAATTTTTGGCGCACCCGGGCGACCGAACTGCCCGAGCCGCTTTCGGTATTGGAACACTCCGGTGGTGGGTTTGATGGCCAGACGAATCGGCAGGAGATCGTCAAGCAATACTTTGCCGGTGAGCGGATTTGGGGAAGGCAAGTCGCGATAATCGATACAGCCCTTCGCCACCGGGCCAGCAATTCGTTGATGGCGACGACCTTGGTGATGGTTCTTTCGGGACTAGCAACGATGCTGGTCGTGCTGCACCGACCGACGCGGCCGGCGGGTGTTTGGTTCGCACTCATCCTGGCATACTTCTCGGCAGTCACCGCGGTTTTGGAAATCCCCGGCTACCGCTACCGGATGATTGTCGAACCGATGATGCTGATCGTGATCGCAATGGCCGTGGTGCTGCTGATCCGGAAATGGGACTCCCGTAGACTCGCACGATGA
- the arsS gene encoding arsenosugar biosynthesis radical SAM (seleno)protein ArsS (Some members of this family are selenoproteins.), translating into MKSLLPVIDAGRPTGLVRPFSQRVQKSGKPLVRETLRQLQINVGKLCNQTCVHCHVEAGPTKKRENMDAETVERIIELSRRSTSLELVDITGGAPEMNPHFKRLVQEFRSRGIRVIDRCNLTILSQPGYEWIPAFLVEHQVSVVASLPCYLEDNVNAQRGSGVFSASIDALRQLNELGYGSDPNLKLDLVYNPTGTGLPPDQSQLQRDYKRELAARYSIVFNELLTITNIPIKRFAMFLAKKNKLEDYLQTLEAKFNPAAADSVMCRSLLSVSWDGKVYDCDFNQMIDLPAQVAPPSDPHSTGRDSSSAPTVWTIDAFEDLTAQRINTADHCYGCTAGAGSGCGGALT; encoded by the coding sequence ATGAAGTCTCTCTTGCCAGTGATCGATGCTGGCCGGCCGACCGGTTTGGTTCGCCCTTTTTCTCAACGTGTTCAAAAATCGGGCAAGCCACTCGTCCGCGAAACCCTGCGGCAGTTGCAAATCAATGTCGGAAAACTCTGTAATCAAACTTGCGTGCACTGTCACGTCGAGGCGGGACCGACCAAAAAGCGTGAGAACATGGATGCCGAGACCGTCGAGCGGATCATCGAATTGAGCCGCCGAAGCACGTCGCTTGAGTTGGTCGACATCACCGGTGGTGCTCCCGAAATGAATCCACATTTCAAACGGCTGGTCCAAGAGTTTCGGTCGCGAGGGATCCGTGTCATCGACCGCTGTAATTTGACCATTCTGTCTCAGCCGGGCTATGAGTGGATTCCCGCGTTCCTAGTCGAGCATCAAGTCAGCGTGGTGGCATCGCTACCTTGTTATCTCGAAGACAACGTCAATGCACAACGCGGCAGCGGTGTTTTTTCGGCGAGTATCGACGCGTTGCGTCAGCTGAATGAACTCGGTTACGGAAGCGATCCAAATTTAAAGCTGGACCTTGTCTACAACCCGACCGGCACAGGACTCCCACCAGACCAATCACAACTTCAGCGTGACTACAAACGTGAACTGGCCGCACGCTACTCAATTGTCTTCAACGAACTGCTAACGATCACCAACATCCCGATCAAACGCTTTGCGATGTTCCTGGCCAAAAAGAATAAGCTCGAAGACTACCTGCAAACACTGGAAGCAAAGTTCAATCCTGCTGCCGCCGATTCGGTGATGTGTCGGTCGTTACTTTCGGTTTCCTGGGACGGCAAGGTTTACGATTGCGACTTCAATCAAATGATCGACCTCCCCGCCCAAGTCGCCCCGCCTTCTGATCCGCATTCGACCGGCCGCGATTCTTCCTCTGCTCCAACGGTCTGGACAATTGATGCGTTCGAAGATCTGACCGCCCAGCGGATTAATACCGCCGACCACTGCTATGGCTGTACTGCGGGTGCGGGCAGCGGTTGCGGGGGTGCATTGACATAA
- a CDS encoding methyltransferase domain-containing protein: protein MTSLNTEAAVRDRYSGAAAEREPELCCPIDYDRRYLEIIPQEVIDRDYGCGDPSKYVREGETVLDLGSGGGKICFIAAQKVGPTGSIIGVDMNDDMLDLARRSQPLVAEKMGYDNLSFRKGKIQDMTIDRDAVDRYLRQTPINNESDLQRFEAFLQDMRLNAPLIPADSIDVIVSNCVLNLVDGSEKQSLFRELFRVLKPGGRAVISDIVSDEPVPKSMQQDATLWSGCISGALQEKAFIDAFTEAGFQGPQLAAFQPEPWQTVEGIEFRSATVIAYKFPQTECFEHHEAVVYQGPYASVHDDDGHRFTRGVRTAVCRKTFLKMRSEPYGNDFIAIEPAIPIDPENAAPFDCTNGQEVRSPKITKAGRVTNETNASASGDNCCGEGGCC from the coding sequence ATGACTTCATTGAACACCGAAGCCGCCGTCCGAGACCGATACTCTGGTGCCGCCGCCGAGCGGGAACCGGAGCTCTGCTGCCCGATCGATTACGATCGAAGATACTTGGAAATCATCCCTCAAGAAGTCATCGATCGCGACTACGGCTGTGGTGACCCGTCAAAGTACGTACGCGAAGGAGAAACGGTGCTCGATCTGGGCAGCGGCGGCGGTAAAATCTGCTTCATCGCGGCCCAAAAAGTCGGCCCTACCGGCTCGATCATCGGCGTCGACATGAACGACGACATGCTGGATTTGGCGCGACGCAGCCAACCGCTTGTCGCCGAAAAAATGGGCTACGACAACCTGAGCTTTCGCAAAGGGAAGATCCAAGACATGACGATCGACCGTGACGCCGTCGACCGCTATCTTCGGCAGACGCCGATTAACAACGAAAGCGATCTCCAACGGTTCGAAGCATTCCTACAGGACATGCGTCTGAACGCCCCACTGATCCCCGCAGATTCGATCGACGTCATCGTCAGCAATTGCGTGCTCAATCTTGTCGATGGCAGCGAAAAACAATCGCTTTTCCGAGAGCTCTTTCGTGTGCTTAAACCCGGCGGACGAGCGGTGATCAGCGATATCGTCAGCGATGAACCCGTGCCGAAATCGATGCAACAAGACGCGACACTCTGGAGCGGTTGCATTAGCGGCGCGTTGCAAGAGAAAGCCTTCATTGATGCGTTTACCGAAGCCGGTTTCCAAGGGCCCCAATTGGCCGCGTTTCAACCCGAACCCTGGCAAACTGTTGAAGGCATTGAGTTCCGTTCGGCAACCGTGATCGCCTATAAATTTCCACAAACCGAATGTTTCGAACATCACGAAGCGGTTGTCTACCAAGGCCCCTACGCCAGCGTTCATGACGACGATGGGCACCGCTTCACCAGAGGTGTGCGAACGGCGGTGTGCCGAAAGACCTTTTTGAAGATGCGGTCGGAGCCCTATGGCAACGACTTCATCGCAATCGAACCGGCCATCCCCATCGATCCCGAAAACGCGGCACCGTTCGACTGCACCAATGGTCAAGAAGTCCGTTCGCCGAAAATCACCAAGGCGGGCCGCGTCACGAATGAAACGAATGCGTCTGCCTCAGGGGACAATTGCTGTGGAGAGGGCGGCTGCTGCTGA